A genomic stretch from Setaria italica strain Yugu1 chromosome VII, Setaria_italica_v2.0, whole genome shotgun sequence includes:
- the LOC101777932 gene encoding probable galacturonosyltransferase 10, which translates to MRRRPFLDQRRPSFKRRWQQRPWWVRLALSLLLALACVLLLAVLLGSPDPGASPSTSTSTASSGSGTTSSPLLRQRSYLEGITDALNMTDEMLSARSFSRQIMDQIYLAKTYIAASKEANNLQFAAELSAQVRRAQSILAHAAAHGGKVMEQEAEKAIRDMSVLLFQAQQLRYDSGITIMKLKGQIQSLEEKSKAEAEKSTKYGQIAAEELPKGLYCLGVRLTMEWFKSPELQRKFSDRSPAVQRNLRDNSLYHFCVFSDNILAVSVVVNSTAINSKHPEKIVFHLVTDELNYAPMRAWFAMNDYRGVTVEIQKVEDFTWLNASYVPVLKQLQNAATQKFYFSGSGSRGTPIKFRNPKYLSMLNHLRFYIPEIYPELQKVVFLDDDIVVQKDLSELFTTNLNGNVMGAVETCMETFHRFHKYLNHSHPLIRAHFDPDACGWAFGMNVLDLIEWRNKNVTGIYHYWQERNADHTLWKLGSLPPGLLAFYGLVEALDPKWHVLGLGYTTVDPATIKEGAVLHYNGNMKPWLKIGMEKYKGFWDSYVDYSHPLIQQCFMR; encoded by the exons ATGAGGCGGCGGCCGTTCCTGGACCAGCGGCGGCCGTCGTTCAAGCGCCGGTGGCAGCAGCGGCCGTGGTGGGTGCGCCTCgcgctctccctcctcctcgccctcgcctgcgttctcctcctcgccgtcctcctcggctcccccgaccccggcgcctcgccgtccacctccacctccaccgcctcctccggaTCCGggaccacctcctcccctctcctccgtCAG AGATCTTACCTGGAGGGCATCACGGATGCGCTCAACATGACCGACGAAATGCTGAGCGCTCGCTCGTTCTCAAGGCAGATCATGGATCAGATTTATCTAGCAAAAACTTATATCGCCGCTTCAAAGGAGGCCAATAACCTGCAGTTTGCGGCGGAGCTTAGTGCCCAGGTACGGCGGGCACAGAGCATCCTCGCGCACGCTGCAGCCCACGGGGGCAAGGTGATGGAGCAGGAAGCAGAGAAGGCGATCAGGGATATGTCTGTGCTGCTCTTCCAGGCGCAGCAATTACGGTATGATAGTGGCATCACAATCATGAAGTTGAAAGGACAGATTCAGTCCCTAGAGGAGAAGTCGAAGGCTGAGGCGGAGAAGAGCACAAAATATGGGCAGATTGCTGCTGAGGAACTCCCTAAGGGGCTTTACTGCCTCGGTGTCCGGTTAACCATGGAATGGTTCAAGAGTCCCGAGCTTCAGAGGAAGTTTTCTGATCGGAGCCCAGCAGTTCAGAGAAACCTAAGGGATAACAGCCTATATCATTTTTGTGTCTTCTCAGACAACATCCTTGCTGTTTCGGTTGTTGTTAATTCTACAGCTATAAACTCAAAGCACCCTGAAAAGATTGTTTTTCACCTAGTGACTGATGAGTTAAACTATGCTCCAATGAGGGCGTGGTTTGCCATGAATGACTACAGAGGGGTCACTGTGGAGATACAAAAGGTGGAGGACTTTACCTGGCTCAATGCATCATATGTTCCTGTTCTTAAACAGCTGCAGAACGCTGCTACACAAAAGTTCTACTTCTCTGGAAGTGGTAGTCGTGGAACACCAATTAAATTCAGGAACCCAAAGTACCTATCCATGCTTAACCACTTGAGGTTTTACATTCCAGAAATATATCCTGAATTGCAGAAGGTGGTatttcttgatgatgatattgtTGTTCAGAAGGACTTATCAGAACTATTTACTACCAACCTCAATGGTAATGTGATGGGTGCTGTAGAGACTTGCATGGAGACGTTCCACAGGTTTCATAAGTATCTTAACCATTCCCATCCTCTAATCCGTGCTCATTTTGACCCTGATGCTTGTGGCTGGGCATTTGGTATGAATGTGCTCGATCTTATTGAATGGAGGAACAAGAATGTGACAGGTATATATCATTATTGGCAGGAGCGCAATGCTGATCATACCCTATGGAAGCTTGGATCTTTGCCACCTGGGCTTCTTGCTTTCTATGGTTTGGTTGAAGCACTGGATCCCAAATGGCATGTCTTGGGACTTGGCTACACTACTGTGGATCCTGCTACTATCAAGGAAGGGGCAGTACTGCATTACAATGGAAATATGAAGCCATGGCTCAAAATTGGAATGGAGAAGTACAAGGGCTTTTGGGATAGCTATGTGGACTATTCACACCCTTTGATTCAGCAATGCTTCATGCGTTGA
- the LOC101777518 gene encoding heterogeneous nuclear ribonucleoprotein U-like protein 1 → MASPDDEAAQPPPKRPRRDPEAEEDAAQPPRVALNPADCDLDFDVGGGGLQGSALHEGGFAYCWSGARATVGTRGGGRYCFGCRIVAEQPVEMDLTAPEERHLCRIGVSRGDDPIGALGESDHSFGFGGTGKLSHQRRFSNYGVRFGVGDTIVCAVDLDSKPMASIGFARNGEWLGIAKHFDAGEKGLGLVDAAVRPMQWESALFPHVLLKNVVVEMQFSREDGLEPVDGYEPWASAFADGNAVFGPLFEQSECEVMMMVGLPASGKSTWAEKWVKEHPEKRFILLGTNLAMEQMKVPGLLRKNNYGERFDRLMECATWIFNKLLTRAANTPRNFILDQTNVYKNARIRKLRPFANYRKTAVVVFPSPSELKSRAAKRFNEMGKEVPAEAVNEMTANFVLPLSKDMPDSKEPFDEVIFTELSRDEAQRNLDEMQRVLPRTGTPSYGNSSNKNASSTYVVTAAPVDPKARPSMASFHPPIGNSYGSYSGTVPGSAATFSTGLHTAGNTMQQQAPSSVQRFQSPTGNQHETHSGYPSALNQYQMPSSYPSNPNQLHGSYQSTPFPGYGQSTYGSHGNPSPYNPIPYNPEMYQCVQAPMTSRNLYQAGSAEAYGAPGYAAANLIGRPHQVPPPTLPAYSSQPVAQWVPNQGSSSSWSSDSYRPYGQQTDAHYPPYAAPATPPTPWLPHSSAPNHMNQWPSRN, encoded by the exons ATGGCGTCGCCGGACGACGAGGCCGCGCAGCCACCGCCGAAGCGGCCCCGGCGCGACCCCGAagcggaggaggacgccgcgCAGCCGCCGCGCGTGGCGCTCAACCCGGCGGACTGCGATCTCG ACTTCGATGTCGGCGGGGGCGGTCTCCAGGGCAGCGCGCTGCACGAGGGCGGGTTCGCCTACTGCTGGTCCGGCGCGCGCGCGACGGTGGGCACAAGGGGTGGCGGGAGGTACTGCTTCGGGTGCAGAATCGTCGCCGAGCAGCCCGTGGAGATGGACCTCACGGCCCCCGAGGAGCGCCACCTCTGCCGCATTGGGGTCTCGAGGGGCGACGATCCCATCGGGGCGCTCGGGGAGTCCGACCACAGCTTCGGGTTCGGGGGCACGGGGAAGTTATCCCACCAGCGGAGGTTCAGCAACTACGGCGTCAGGTTCGGGGTCGGGGACACCATCGTCTGCGCGGTGGACCTCGATTCGAAGCCCATGGCGTCGATCGGGTTCGCGAGGAACGGCGAGTGGCTTGGTATCGCGAAGCATTTCGATGCCGGTGAGAAGGGGCTTGGTTTGGTTGACGCGGCTGTGAGGCCGATGCAATGGGAATCCGCGCTCTTTCCCCATGTCCTGCTGAAGAATGTTGTCGTGGAGATGCAATTCAGCAGGGAGGACGGGCTGGAGCCAGTTGATGGTTATGAGCCCTGGGCCTCGGCTTTTGCTGATGGGAATGCAGTATTTGGGCCTTTGTTTGAACAGAGTGAATGTGAGGTCATGATGATGGTTGGTCTCCCGGCTTCAGGCAAGTCGACATGGGCAGAGAAGTGGGTCAAGGAGCATCCAGAGAAACGTTTTATCCTTCTGGGGACCAACCTTGCAATGGAGCAAATGAAG GTGCCAGGATTGTTGCGCAAGAATAACTATGGTGAGCGTTTCGATCGATTGATGGAGTGTGCTACATGGATTTTCAACAAATTGCTGACCAGGGCTGCAAACACCCCTCGCAACTTCATCCTCGATCAAACAAATGTCTACAAGAATGCCCGTATTCGCAAGCTGAGGCCATTTGCCAACTACCGCAAG ACTGCTGTGGTCGTGTTCCCATCACCAAGTGAACTGAAATCTAGGGCAGCAAAGCGATTCAATGAGATGGGAAAGGAAGTGCCAGCTGAAGCTGTTAACGAAATGACAG CCAATTTTGTCTTGCCACTCTCAAAGGACATGCCTGATTCAAAGGAGCCTTTTGACGAG GTAATCTTTACAGAGCTTTCTAGGGATGAGGCCCAGAGAAACCTAGATGAGATGCAACGAGTGCTGCCAAGAACCGGGACCCCAAGCTATGGAAATTCCAGTAACAAAAAT GCTAGCTCAACATATGTGGTGACTGCGGCTCCAGTTGATCCTAAAGCAAGGCCATCCATGGCAAGCTTTCACCCACCAATAGGCAATTCATATGGAAGTTATAGTGGCACCGTACCTGGAAGTGCTGCTACTTTCAGCACAGGTCTGCATACTGCAGGCAACACAATGCAGCAACAGGCACCTTCTAGCGTTCAGAGGTTTCAGAGTCCAACAGGAAACCAACATGAAACCCATTCAGGCTATCCAAGTGCTCTGAACCAATATCAGATGCCCTCAAGCTATCCGAGTAACCCAAACCAACTCCATGGAAGCTACCAAAGTACCCCATTTCCTGGATATGGACAAAGTACATATGGATCCCATGGGAACCCAAGCCCATACAATCCTATTCCTTATAACCCTGAGATGTACCAATGTGTTCAGGCTCCCATGACAAGTAGGAACCTCTACCAGGCTGGGTCAGCCGAAGCCTACGGGGCCCCTGGCTATGCAGCTGCAAATCTGATTGGGAGGCCACATCAGGTGCCACCACCAACTCTTCCAGCATACAGTTCACAACCAGTTGCTCAGTGGGTGCCAAATCAAGGTAGTTCTTCCTCATGGAGTTCTGACAGTTACAGACCCTATGGACAACAAACTG ATGCACACTACCCGCCGTATGCTGCTCCAGCAACACCTCCCACTCCCTGGCTTCCTCACAGTTCTGCTCCAAACCACATGAATCAATGGCCGAGTCGGAACTAG
- the LOC101776820 gene encoding double-strand break repair protein MRE11 isoform X2: MSEPAQAMEGGGDINTLRILVATDCHLGYMEKDEIRRFDSFQAFEEICSLADQNKVDFILLGGDLFHENKPSRSTLVKTIEILRRYCLNDQPVKFQVVSDQTVNFPNRFGQVNYEDPNFNVGLPVFTIHGNHDDPAGVDNLSAIDILSACNLVNYFGKMDLGGSGVGQIAVYPVLLKKGMTSVALYGLGNIRDERLNRMFQTPHSVQWMRPGTQDGESVSDWFNILVLHQNRIKTNPKSAINEHFLPRFLDFVVWGHEHECLVDPQEVPGMGFHITQPGSSVATSLIDGEAKPKHVLLLEIKVVLKDEADVDPNDQASVLEHLDKTVRNLIEKSSQPTASRSEPKLPLVRIKVDYSGFSTINPQRFGQKYVGKVANPQDILIFSKSAKKRQATGDHIDDSEKLRPEELNQQTIEALVAESNLKMEILPVDDLDIALHDFVNKDDKMAFYSCLQRNLEETRNKLSSEADKSKIEEEDIIVKISECMQDRVKERSLRSKDGARFLSSSQNLDTGGKSVAAQSSLNSFSDDEDTREMLLGARSTEVGRKSSGFTRPSKDTTDVAKRGASKRGRGRGTSSMKQTTLSFSQSRSSTVIRSEEVASSSEEEADANEVVENSEEESAQQVGRKRAAPRGRGRGRGSTAKRGRKTDIASIQSMMSKDDDDSEDEPPKKAPPRAPRNYGAVRRR, translated from the exons ATGTCTGAACCAGCACAAGCGAT GGAAGGGGGAGGTGATATCAACACGCTTCGAATACTTGTAGCGACTGACTGCCATCTAGGCTATATGGAGAAAGATGAGATACGTAGGTTCGATTCCTTCCAAGCATTTGAGGAGATTTGCTCACTGGCAGATCAAAATAAG GTAGATTTTATACTTCTTGGCGGTGATCTATTCCATGAGAACAAACCGTCACGTTCAACCCTGGTAAAAACTATTGAGATTCTGCGGCGCTACTGCCTTAATGATCAACCAGTGAAGTTCCAGGTTGTCAGTGACCAGACAGTCAACTTCCCAAACAG ATTTGGTCAAGTAAATTATGAAGACCCAAACTTCAATGTTGGCCTGCCTGTGTTCACTATCCATGGAAATCACGATGACCCTGCTGGAGTG GATAATCTCTCTGCCATCGATATTCTTTCGGCTTGCAATCTTGTAAATTATTTTGGAAAGATGGATCTTGGTGGCTCTGGTGTCGGACAAATAGCAGTTTATCCTGTACTCCTAAAAAAG GGCATGACTTCTGTTGCGCTGTATGGTCTTGGCAATATTAGAGATGAACGACTGAATAGAATGTTTCAG ACGCCTCATTCAGTACAGTGGATGCGTCCTGGAACTCAAGATGGAGAGTCAGTGTCTGACTGGTTCAATATATTAGTTCTTCATCAGAACAG GATAAAGACAAACCCTAAAAGTGCCATCAACGAGCATTTCTTACCACGTTTTCTGGACTTTGTTGTGTGGGGCCATGAGCATGAATGTCTTGTTGATCCTCAG GAGGTCCCTGGGATGGGTTTCCACATCACTCAACCAGGCTCATCAGTTGCGACCTCCCTGATTGATGGTGAAGCAAAACCAAAGCATGTCCTTTTGTTAGAAATCAAG GTTGTGTTAAAAGATGAAGCAGATGTTGACCCCAATGATCAGGCCTCTGTGCTTGAACATTTAGATAAAACT GTGAGAAATCTGATTGAGAAGAGTAGCCAACCAACAGCCAGCAGATCAGAGCCCAAACTTCCGTTAGTTAGAAtcaag GTAGATTACTCTGGGTTTTCAACAATAAACCCACAACGTTTTGGTCAGAAATACGTAGGCAAG GTGGCAAACCCTCAAGATATTCTCATTTTCTCTAAATCAGCAAAGAAGCGTCAGGCTACAGGAG ACCATATTGACGATTCCGAGAAACTTCGTCCTGAGGAACTAAACCAACAAACTATTGAAGCTTTGGTTGCAGAGAGCAACTTG AAAATGGAGATTCTTCCTGTGGACGACTTGGACATTGCATTGCATGATTTTGTGAACAAGGATGACAAGATGGCATTCTATTCATGTTTGCAGCGAAATCTTGAAGAAACCAGG AATAAATTGAGTTCTGAAGCAGATAAATCTAAAATCGAGGAAGAAGATATAATTGTCAAAATTAGCGAGTGTATGCAG GACCGTGTAAAGGAAAGGTCCCTTCGCTCCAAGGATGGTGCACGGTTCCTATCAAGCTCTCAAAATTTG GATACTGGAGGAAAATCTGTTGCAGCCCAAAGCAGCCTGAACTCCTTCAGTGATGATGAAGACACCAGGGAGATGCTTCTTGGTGCAAGATCAACTGAAGTTGGAAGAAAATCATCTGGATTTACTAGACCTTCCAAAGATACTACTGATGTTGCTAAACGTGGTGCTTCCAAAAGGGGCAGGGGAAGAGGCACTAGCTCAATGAAGCAGACCACTCTTAGTTTCAGTCAGTCGAG GTCAAGTACTGTTATCCGCAGTGAGGAGGTGGCATCATCCTCAGAGGAGGAAGCAGATGCAAATGAAGTTGTTGAAAATTCA GAAGAAGAGAGTGCGCAGCAAGTTGGGCGTAAAAGAGCAGCTCCTAGAGGtagaggcagaggcagaggtTCTACTGCTAAGAGGGGGAGAAAAACAGATATTGCTTCCATCCAAAGTATGATGAgcaaagatgatgatgattcagaagatgagccaccCAAGAAAGCTCCTCCTCGG GCCCCCAGGAACTATGGGGCTGTCAGGAGGAGATGA
- the LOC101776820 gene encoding double-strand break repair protein MRE11 isoform X1, with protein sequence MSEPAQAMEGGGDINTLRILVATDCHLGYMEKDEIRRFDSFQAFEEICSLADQNKVDFILLGGDLFHENKPSRSTLVKTIEILRRYCLNDQPVKFQVVSDQTVNFPNRFGQVNYEDPNFNVGLPVFTIHGNHDDPAGVDNLSAIDILSACNLVNYFGKMDLGGSGVGQIAVYPVLLKKGMTSVALYGLGNIRDERLNRMFQTPHSVQWMRPGTQDGESVSDWFNILVLHQNRIKTNPKSAINEHFLPRFLDFVVWGHEHECLVDPQEVPGMGFHITQPGSSVATSLIDGEAKPKHVLLLEIKGNQYRPTKIPLKSVRPFEYAEVVLKDEADVDPNDQASVLEHLDKTVRNLIEKSSQPTASRSEPKLPLVRIKVDYSGFSTINPQRFGQKYVGKVANPQDILIFSKSAKKRQATGDHIDDSEKLRPEELNQQTIEALVAESNLKMEILPVDDLDIALHDFVNKDDKMAFYSCLQRNLEETRNKLSSEADKSKIEEEDIIVKISECMQDRVKERSLRSKDGARFLSSSQNLDTGGKSVAAQSSLNSFSDDEDTREMLLGARSTEVGRKSSGFTRPSKDTTDVAKRGASKRGRGRGTSSMKQTTLSFSQSRSSTVIRSEEVASSSEEEADANEVVENSEEESAQQVGRKRAAPRGRGRGRGSTAKRGRKTDIASIQSMMSKDDDDSEDEPPKKAPPRAPRNYGAVRRR encoded by the exons ATGTCTGAACCAGCACAAGCGAT GGAAGGGGGAGGTGATATCAACACGCTTCGAATACTTGTAGCGACTGACTGCCATCTAGGCTATATGGAGAAAGATGAGATACGTAGGTTCGATTCCTTCCAAGCATTTGAGGAGATTTGCTCACTGGCAGATCAAAATAAG GTAGATTTTATACTTCTTGGCGGTGATCTATTCCATGAGAACAAACCGTCACGTTCAACCCTGGTAAAAACTATTGAGATTCTGCGGCGCTACTGCCTTAATGATCAACCAGTGAAGTTCCAGGTTGTCAGTGACCAGACAGTCAACTTCCCAAACAG ATTTGGTCAAGTAAATTATGAAGACCCAAACTTCAATGTTGGCCTGCCTGTGTTCACTATCCATGGAAATCACGATGACCCTGCTGGAGTG GATAATCTCTCTGCCATCGATATTCTTTCGGCTTGCAATCTTGTAAATTATTTTGGAAAGATGGATCTTGGTGGCTCTGGTGTCGGACAAATAGCAGTTTATCCTGTACTCCTAAAAAAG GGCATGACTTCTGTTGCGCTGTATGGTCTTGGCAATATTAGAGATGAACGACTGAATAGAATGTTTCAG ACGCCTCATTCAGTACAGTGGATGCGTCCTGGAACTCAAGATGGAGAGTCAGTGTCTGACTGGTTCAATATATTAGTTCTTCATCAGAACAG GATAAAGACAAACCCTAAAAGTGCCATCAACGAGCATTTCTTACCACGTTTTCTGGACTTTGTTGTGTGGGGCCATGAGCATGAATGTCTTGTTGATCCTCAG GAGGTCCCTGGGATGGGTTTCCACATCACTCAACCAGGCTCATCAGTTGCGACCTCCCTGATTGATGGTGAAGCAAAACCAAAGCATGTCCTTTTGTTAGAAATCAAG GGAAATCAGTATAGGCCAACGAAAATACCTTTGAAATCTGTCAGACCTTTTGAATATGCTGAG GTTGTGTTAAAAGATGAAGCAGATGTTGACCCCAATGATCAGGCCTCTGTGCTTGAACATTTAGATAAAACT GTGAGAAATCTGATTGAGAAGAGTAGCCAACCAACAGCCAGCAGATCAGAGCCCAAACTTCCGTTAGTTAGAAtcaag GTAGATTACTCTGGGTTTTCAACAATAAACCCACAACGTTTTGGTCAGAAATACGTAGGCAAG GTGGCAAACCCTCAAGATATTCTCATTTTCTCTAAATCAGCAAAGAAGCGTCAGGCTACAGGAG ACCATATTGACGATTCCGAGAAACTTCGTCCTGAGGAACTAAACCAACAAACTATTGAAGCTTTGGTTGCAGAGAGCAACTTG AAAATGGAGATTCTTCCTGTGGACGACTTGGACATTGCATTGCATGATTTTGTGAACAAGGATGACAAGATGGCATTCTATTCATGTTTGCAGCGAAATCTTGAAGAAACCAGG AATAAATTGAGTTCTGAAGCAGATAAATCTAAAATCGAGGAAGAAGATATAATTGTCAAAATTAGCGAGTGTATGCAG GACCGTGTAAAGGAAAGGTCCCTTCGCTCCAAGGATGGTGCACGGTTCCTATCAAGCTCTCAAAATTTG GATACTGGAGGAAAATCTGTTGCAGCCCAAAGCAGCCTGAACTCCTTCAGTGATGATGAAGACACCAGGGAGATGCTTCTTGGTGCAAGATCAACTGAAGTTGGAAGAAAATCATCTGGATTTACTAGACCTTCCAAAGATACTACTGATGTTGCTAAACGTGGTGCTTCCAAAAGGGGCAGGGGAAGAGGCACTAGCTCAATGAAGCAGACCACTCTTAGTTTCAGTCAGTCGAG GTCAAGTACTGTTATCCGCAGTGAGGAGGTGGCATCATCCTCAGAGGAGGAAGCAGATGCAAATGAAGTTGTTGAAAATTCA GAAGAAGAGAGTGCGCAGCAAGTTGGGCGTAAAAGAGCAGCTCCTAGAGGtagaggcagaggcagaggtTCTACTGCTAAGAGGGGGAGAAAAACAGATATTGCTTCCATCCAAAGTATGATGAgcaaagatgatgatgattcagaagatgagccaccCAAGAAAGCTCCTCCTCGG GCCCCCAGGAACTATGGGGCTGTCAGGAGGAGATGA
- the LOC101776421 gene encoding sm-like protein LSM7 produces the protein MAGRKETALDLAKFVDKGVQVKLTGGRQVTGTLKGYDQLLNLVLDEAVESEREQDDPLKLSGKTRQLGLIVCRGTAVMLVSPTDGTDEIANPFLADGA, from the exons ATG GCTGGGCGCAAGGAGACTGCGCTAGACCTTGCGAAGTTCGTCGACAAGGGCGTCCAGGTGAAGCTTACCGGCGGCCGGCAAG TGACAGGGACTTTAAAGGGATACGACCAGCTCCTCAACTTAGTGCTGGATGAAGCAGTTGAGTCCGAAAGAG aGCAAGATGATCCATTGAAGCTATCTGGGAAAACCAGACAGCTTGGTCTCATT GTGTGCAGGGGCACGGCGGTCATGCTGGTCTCACCAACTGATGGAACCGATGAGATCGCCAACCCTTTCCTCGCCGATGGGGCATAA